One Photobacterium sp. TY1-4 genomic window carries:
- a CDS encoding NAD(P)-dependent oxidoreductase, which produces MQKTIDANQSQQTRKSQKVAVLGASGWIGSHLVNEAVSRGHEVIALVRDAEKFSVAGVQVRQFDLLDTQADLATAVQGADVVIAAVGGRAAGNHELVAQTAQRLLATLPEAGVSRLLWVGGAGSLEVAPGVTLLSVPEFPDAYRAEAQAQGEALAVFRQSDSPIAWTFVSPAAEIFPGEKQAPYRVGGEQLLTDADGNSRISVSDYAMAMVDELEAEQYPNQRIGVAY; this is translated from the coding sequence ATGCAAAAGACAATCGATGCAAACCAAAGCCAGCAAACGAGAAAAAGCCAGAAAGTTGCCGTTCTCGGTGCTTCCGGCTGGATTGGCAGTCATCTTGTGAATGAAGCCGTGTCCCGTGGGCATGAGGTGATCGCACTGGTTCGGGATGCGGAAAAATTCTCCGTTGCAGGTGTTCAAGTACGCCAGTTCGATTTGCTGGATACTCAGGCGGATTTAGCCACCGCGGTACAAGGAGCGGATGTAGTGATTGCCGCGGTGGGTGGTCGTGCTGCAGGGAACCATGAGTTGGTTGCACAAACGGCGCAGCGCCTGCTGGCGACGTTGCCGGAAGCGGGTGTGTCGCGCTTGCTCTGGGTCGGTGGCGCGGGCTCGCTTGAAGTAGCGCCGGGCGTGACTTTGCTGAGCGTGCCTGAGTTTCCGGACGCGTATCGCGCGGAAGCCCAAGCGCAGGGCGAAGCGCTCGCGGTGTTTCGTCAGAGCGACAGCCCGATCGCCTGGACCTTTGTCAGCCCGGCTGCCGAAATCTTCCCGGGAGAAAAACAAGCGCCCTATCGAGTGGGCGGTGAGCAACTGCTGACCGATGCCGACGGCAACAGCCGAATTTCGGTCAGTGACTATGCGATGGCCATGGTTGATGAGCTGGAAGCCGAGCAGTATCCGAACCAGCGTATTGGCGTGGCGTACTAA
- a CDS encoding ABC-F family ATP-binding cassette domain-containing protein, producing the protein MSTLLTAQSISYHVTSGSLLEAVSFTLNQGDRIGLIGHNGCGKSTLLKLLDGTIGEFHGQLIRAGHCLIERVEQHLPAELNQVTMLDAVIDRLPPTERLAERWRAEVLLADMGFTEQDWSLTAGTLSGGQHTRLLLARALIRQPDLLLLDEPSNHMDLPTLLWLETFLIHWKGSFVLVSHDQYLLDRVTNCTWIMRDKQLQFFRLPCSQARQALAEQDRADEHRHLSEQKEIDRLEKSAKRLATWGKVYDNEDLARKAKQMDKRVDRLKDSQTQLTAGTPWQLTLKGESLPANRLLSMTALEVRPAPEAEPLFEVISQQLKSGDRVAILGRNGSGKSSLLRLLWQHYQDFITDEDSSTGRIQTPELAFHPQLRLGYYDQRLAQLQDQDTLLDTLRPFAPLTDELRKMALISAGFAYIRHQEPVATLSGGERSRLLFVGLTLAKYHLLFLDEPTNHLDLEGKEELAETLQTFAGGCLLVSHDRALIEQSCNRFWLVHDGKLEEWHDLAPLYERLAGHDAMPGADDVVHPAPDFGGSVPVSGGAAVIREDERLLERLVTLETWLTEDQARKAKHQKPKLQQAWRDEIEQINHALGLV; encoded by the coding sequence CCTTGAAGCGGTTTCTTTCACCCTGAATCAAGGCGATCGCATTGGCCTCATCGGCCATAACGGCTGCGGCAAAAGTACCCTGCTGAAACTGCTGGATGGCACCATCGGTGAGTTTCACGGTCAACTGATCCGTGCCGGCCACTGCCTGATTGAACGGGTCGAGCAACATCTGCCTGCCGAGTTGAATCAGGTCACCATGCTGGATGCGGTGATTGACCGTTTGCCGCCAACTGAGCGACTGGCAGAGCGCTGGCGCGCAGAAGTGCTGCTGGCAGACATGGGCTTTACCGAGCAGGACTGGTCGCTCACTGCCGGTACCCTGAGCGGCGGCCAACATACCCGGTTGCTGTTAGCCCGGGCATTGATCCGCCAACCTGATCTGTTGTTGCTCGACGAGCCGAGTAACCATATGGATCTGCCCACCCTGCTGTGGCTGGAAACATTCCTGATCCACTGGAAAGGCAGCTTTGTCCTGGTCTCCCACGATCAGTATCTGCTCGACCGGGTAACCAACTGCACCTGGATCATGCGCGACAAACAGCTGCAGTTCTTCCGTCTGCCTTGCTCGCAAGCCCGGCAAGCCCTGGCAGAGCAGGATCGAGCCGATGAACACCGCCACTTGTCAGAGCAAAAGGAGATCGACCGGCTGGAAAAAAGCGCCAAGCGGTTGGCCACCTGGGGCAAGGTCTACGACAACGAAGATCTGGCCCGTAAAGCCAAGCAGATGGACAAACGGGTCGACCGACTGAAAGACAGCCAAACCCAGCTGACGGCCGGAACGCCGTGGCAACTGACCCTGAAAGGGGAATCACTGCCCGCGAACCGCCTGCTGAGTATGACAGCGCTTGAAGTACGGCCTGCCCCGGAGGCTGAACCGCTGTTCGAGGTGATCAGCCAGCAGCTCAAAAGCGGGGATCGGGTCGCGATCCTGGGCCGTAACGGTTCCGGGAAGTCTTCCCTGCTGCGCCTGTTGTGGCAGCATTATCAGGACTTCATCACCGATGAGGATAGCAGTACGGGCCGTATTCAGACGCCTGAGCTGGCTTTCCATCCGCAGCTCAGGTTGGGTTACTACGATCAGCGCCTGGCGCAGCTACAAGATCAGGACACCCTGCTGGATACGCTGCGGCCGTTCGCGCCGCTGACCGATGAGTTGCGCAAAATGGCGCTGATCAGTGCCGGTTTTGCGTATATCCGCCATCAGGAGCCGGTTGCCACCCTCAGTGGCGGCGAGCGTTCCCGGCTGCTGTTTGTCGGCTTAACTCTGGCGAAATACCACCTGCTGTTTCTCGATGAGCCAACCAACCACCTGGATTTGGAAGGCAAAGAGGAGCTGGCTGAAACCCTGCAAACTTTTGCCGGCGGTTGCCTGTTGGTCAGCCACGATCGCGCCCTGATCGAGCAAAGTTGCAACCGGTTCTGGCTGGTACATGACGGTAAGCTGGAAGAGTGGCACGACTTGGCACCGCTGTACGAGCGTCTCGCCGGCCACGATGCGATGCCGGGTGCTGACGATGTGGTCCACCCCGCCCCTGATTTCGGGGGCTCGGTACCGGTTTCAGGCGGCGCAGCGGTCATCCGCGAGGACGAACGACTGCTTGAACGGCTGGTGACACTGGAAACCTGGCTGACCGAGGATCAAGCCCGCAAGGCCAAGCATCAGAAGCCCAAGCTTCAGCAAGCCTGGCGCGATGAAATCGAGCAAATCAATCATGCCCTGGGATTGGTGTAG